The nucleotide sequence TCAAGATCACATAAAACGAAAGGAATAATTTGTAATAGTACACCTGCAACAGCAATATAACATTACTTCTCGTATCAGAACTTAATAGGGGGAAGCACCCATCAATGATGTGTGTGACATGCCGCTTCATTGTTTTAGCTGTTCAAACCGCATACAGGCGGATAATCTGGTTGATCTTGGCACGACAAATGGGGCACCCCCATTTCTTCGACTCGATATCCTTCAAGCAGGACATGCAACCAGCCATGTGACCACATGGAATGCAGGCTCCTTCCACAGGAGCATCCAAGCAAATCACACAAGTACCAGAGGGGGTGTTACCACTGCTGCTTGCATCGGCTCCATTTTCTACAGGTTTTGCAGAGTTTAGCGCCGTACCACCACCTTCCGTGGGTGGCATGGTTACATCAACTGGTGTGAAATCTATGGACGGATACTCAATAGGGCCATCGTAGAAGGTTCCTTCAGCAAGTGGTGGCGCAGTTGGTGTTGGAAGAGTTGGAAGTACAGTTGGTGTTGGAACCGGAAGTGCAGTTGGTGTTGGAACCGGAAGTGCCTCAGGTGTAATCACAATCGAAGGGTTGTTGTTTTGACTTTTGTTAGGTTTCGATGAACTTTGGTTAGAGCTTGTTCCAGGTACATCCCATCCGTTGTATTTGCTGCTGCTTGGAGCATCAACCTGTGCTTGGCCACTCGTTTTTGAAGGCGCTGGAGAATCTGGTGAGCCCCATCCGTTGAGAGAGCTGTTCGTTGATGTCATTGGCTGCACATTGGGCACCCCCTCTGCTATAGCTGATTGGATGGAGGCATTGATAGCCATCGCTAACTCAAGATCCTCCTTACTGGGAGTCGACTCCGCTGAAGGTGCCAAAGACGGATTTGGAATTGGATTTGGACTGGGGGCATTCACTGGTCGTGCAGGAACCATGCTGGCAACCTAAGAAAAGAGGATCTATGCATAATTAGATTATTTGTTTTTTCTATACTGAAGTTAACAATTCTTGTTGATTCTCATCAACACAAACCAAACTTTAGTTCAACATTAGTTCAAAGAAAATGTATTTGCATCATAATTATTGGTTGCTGAGCGATGTACTGATATACACGCATTCTATAAGCGGATGTTGGTCAAATGATGAAAACTGAAGATTAATCTTCCAAACTAGTTCAGAACATACCAAGAATAACTAGAGCCTGTCTCAGATCTTGAGAGACAGAAAATTCATTAGTAAGGGGAAACATTTCAGGAAGTTTAGCTTATATCACCTGTGCCATGCCACAACATGCACTATAAAATGATCGAAGCTGCTGCTTGTCACCTTCATAAGCCGGTAAAAGCTTGTATCTAGATTCTGCAAATATTCAAATGTAAATTAGAACAGCATGACCTGGCAGCAAAAGTCCAAGTTTTATTTGCAACATAACATTTTAGTGCAGGCCATCTGACAGAAAACATGCTATGTACATAATAAAAGGTACTTTCTTACAGACAGCCATGCAATAAGTATATAAAATGTAATGAAACGTCACTAAAAAAATGTGAAGTACCTATAGTCCGTTTTCCAACAGAACATTTGCACAGAGATATGCTGCACTTTGTATAAAGAGCAAAATGAATCACTACATACATGTGTGCACGAGCGCTGTAGAGAGCAGGAGGAATCACTAAAATGTAGAAATAACGAACTAGCTTTATGTGAGAGAATTTAATGTGCAAACAACAAGAATGATAAAGCATACATGACTATATGTGTGTGGTTGTAGTAATTTTCGTCCTCCTGTAGGGTAAAACCAAACTCATGAGTTCATCACTAAGAATAGGTCTCCCGAGTCCTAACTCTAACCTCGTGTTTCCATGCCAGAGAGTGTTAAATAAAAGAATAAATTTGAGTAATTCACCACACAAGAATTTGTGTTCTGCTCTTTCAGCAAATAATTGTTTTTAGTGAGATGGCCATATGATATTAAATTGCAGTAAAAAGGCAAAGATTGATAAAGCATGTAACCGACAACAcaaacatgcaattcaaatttgCATAAACTGAAAAGATGAAATATTGCACGTACTTGTAACTTTGTCAAAAATTGTCATGGAAGGATCAGCCAGATTATACTTTGGTTCCTCAAGTTGAGATTTCCAAAGTTTGACAACAACACGAGGTTTAGCAGCCTGTTTATTCATAAAAAGTATGTTACAAATAATAAGAAACTTCATAAAATATATAcacaaaaatgcaataaaaatagctaatCCAAATATAACAAAATGAAAGTAGGTGTAGGTTTTCCTTCGGGACAAGCTGGTTTAGCAAGATGCAAGTATTGGTTCTCTGGTTGGATGTGTGAGGTGACGCTGGTAAAAAATGATTGACTAGAATTAAGAATGTTACGAAAACAAACTAAATGCACTATCCCAACTTTATTATTGTGGATTAAGACATTTTTAATATACCTTAATTCATATTTAAGGAATAATCAGTGTACATACTAATTACTAGACTAATCCCCTAAGTGGTGCGGACTCCAAGGCTGCACACGGAGAAAGCATATTTCTATAGACCTTCCTTTTTTCATCCGTCGATCCGGTTACCAGGTGCAAGCCAACAACCTAATCAGGAGGATTGGAGAAGGTGCTGCAGGAGCTATGCAAGTGCATGGATTAACTAACCAATCACCTTTCTGAGTATATTGTGACACAATAACTGTTGTGAATTTCAATTCATGTGCAAGAAATCAAAAAAAAAGTAGAGACATTGTCATGTATCAAACAATAAAAGGCCAGTTATGTGCAATTTTCTCCAGAAACTCAAATTTCAACACAAATAATATAACAAATGCTACTGGTTAGTGATTACTGAACTAGACAATGTGGGAAGCATACACTAGAAACAAATGAGAGGTCAATAATTACATTACTGCTTATCTCATGTTAAATAGGAAGAGTTCCATAAAAGAGTTGTTCACTTTGTTGGTGATATGAATATGTCAACATAACCAGCATTATAAACATTTCTAGGCTACACCATACCAAAGCAGCATTTTAGCAGACTTTCATACCTGCAATTCAGGATATATAGCTAACTCAAGCTTGACAGGTCTTGTCGGGTTCCGTGCTTCACGCGGTAAAATCACTGCCCAACTGGGGAAAAGATTTAACTTAGGTTAGAGACACGTAAAACATACTCACATCTatgtgcttgtggtatgtgatgaagttTCACGGGAATATTACATCTTCCTAGTCATGAACTGAGGAGCAAACGCTTCCAAGAAACCAGGACCATAATTCTCCCTCATCCATCCAGAAAAAAGAGAAATCCGTCCCTGAAAATAATGAAGAACGAAATAGTAACCAATAAACAACTTAAAGAACAAATAGCAACAAATGAAAATGTGCAAGTCAAATCGAAGTATAATAAGGCAAAATAGGACGTGAAGAAAAAAATATACCTCTATGGCCCTTACAACGTTCACATGACCCTTTTCTCTAGCCAGGTCAAGTGCGGTATTGCAGTCATCATTTGTTATGAATGGGTTAGCTGCAAATAAATCATAAACAGAAGGTTTTTTAACGTACAAAATTCAAATGGCAAACAATTGACACATGGTGATATATCTACAGCAGCATCGTAACCTCCATGTGAGAGAAGTAAATGGACAGTCGGATCAAGTCCTTTTTTGGCAGCATGGTGCAATGCAGTCCCAGCGTGTGATCCTACaagcagaaaaagaaaagggaGGCATTACAACAACGCGACAAAAAATGATAACCTATTTTATTTAGCAGGCATCCAGTAAGAATCCTATGGATTCTAATTAGTTTAACATATAAGGAACACATTTCGTTAAAGCAGAGTTGGCACGGTGCAAGTCAATCAATACTGTAATGTTACAGTTCCCTTGATTGAGTTGATTCTGTTTTGCATGACATGCAATCCTCAAACCTAATTAAACATAGGCTATATTTTTACTTGCGCGCATATTGTGCTGGTTTCTATTTGAGTGAGAAATTATAGTTAGAAACTTCAAGGTCTCCTTTTCATATCCCAAAGTATGCACAACTTTAAAACCTTTGGGCTATGGTCGTGTCAAAATTAACACACATTTTTTTTGTAAAACTTACTTTATTTTTTGAAGCACCACAATAGACTTGATCTAATTCCTGGATCCAAACTAAGAATAACAACAAATTTGTACTCACTCCACACCATCCAGAGAAATCCCCTGTTATGCATTCTAGGAATAATGGAGATAATAAACTAAAGCCATACACAAAGTTGCTAGGCATCTATACCAGGCCGATACGCATTCACATTTGCACCCAATTCAATCAAAGCTTTAGCCACATTCAGCAGATCAGGGCGCATGCTGGCGACCATCAGGGGCGTCTTCCCTTCCTTGTCAATCCactgcaagcaagcaagaaatccAACCCCAACAAGAAAAGTTTAACTCATTTGATTCCCAGCTTTACAAGACTATATGCTGTCGAAATCGCTGTCCTTGCCTCAACGCCCGCGCCCTGCGCCCGGAGGTTCCGAATCCCCTCGATGTTGCCG is from Triticum aestivum cultivar Chinese Spring chromosome 1B, IWGSC CS RefSeq v2.1, whole genome shotgun sequence and encodes:
- the LOC123111441 gene encoding probable E3 ubiquitin-protein ligase XBOS34; translated protein: MGVQQSKEELLYQQVNYGNIEGIRNLRAQGAGVEWIDKEGKTPLMVASMRPDLLNVAKALIELGANVNAYRPGSHAGTALHHAAKKGLDPTVHLLLSHGANPFITNDDCNTALDLAREKGHVNVVRAIEGRISLFSGWMRENYGPGFLEAFAPQFMTRKIWAVILPREARNPTRPVKLELAIYPELQAAKPRVVVKLWKSQLEEPKYNLADPSMTIFDKVTKSRYKLLPAYEGDKQQLRSFYSACCGMAQVASMVPARPVNAPSPNPIPNPSLAPSAESTPSKEDLELAMAINASIQSAIAEGVPNVQPMTSTNSSLNGWGSPDSPAPSKTSGQAQVDAPSSSKYNGWDVPGTSSNQSSSKPNKSQNNNPSIVITPEALPVPTPTALPVPTPTVLPTLPTPTAPPLAEGTFYDGPIEYPSIDFTPVDVTMPPTEGGGTALNSAKPVENGADASSSGNTPSGTCVICLDAPVEGACIPCGHMAGCMSCLKDIESKKWGCPICRAKINQIIRLYAV